Proteins from a genomic interval of Bradyrhizobium sp. CCGB01:
- a CDS encoding MFS transporter, whose protein sequence is MTDQTLAAPIDDQSDRPRGFSRYQALLIALLAFTQFTIILDFIIMSPLGAILMPALDITAGQFGVAVSAYAFSAGISGILAAGFADRFDRKRLLLFFYVGFTLGTALCAAAPNYHVLLLGRIVTGLFGGVIGSVVLAIITDLFALHLRGRVMGFVQTAFAASQVLGIPAGLFLANHWNWHVCFIAIVGLSIAAIAIIVFAMEPVDAHLKLKQDRNPFRHLIATIGEPRYTLAFAVTTLLATGGYMLMPFSSAFTVHNLGIDILHLPTIYLVSGLFSIVTGPLVGRASDAFGKYPTFVFGSVVSVIMVLIYTHLGHVSLTTAILVNVLMFVGIFSRMIPSQALMSAIPDQSQRGSFSAISASLQQLSGGLGSVAAAAIVAQAPDGSLLHFDRIGYVVVASAMVALVAMYFVQRQVAERAGRSVV, encoded by the coding sequence ATGACCGACCAGACGCTCGCCGCGCCTATCGACGATCAATCGGACCGCCCGCGCGGCTTTTCGCGCTATCAAGCGCTCCTCATCGCGCTGCTCGCGTTCACGCAGTTCACGATCATCCTCGATTTCATCATCATGTCGCCGCTCGGCGCCATCCTGATGCCCGCGCTCGACATCACGGCCGGGCAGTTCGGCGTCGCGGTCTCGGCCTACGCGTTCAGCGCGGGCATTTCGGGCATTTTGGCCGCCGGCTTTGCCGATCGCTTCGACCGCAAGCGCCTGCTGCTGTTCTTCTATGTCGGCTTCACGCTCGGAACCGCGCTCTGCGCCGCCGCGCCGAATTACCATGTGCTGCTGCTCGGCCGGATCGTGACCGGATTGTTCGGCGGCGTGATCGGCTCGGTCGTGCTCGCCATCATCACCGATTTGTTCGCGCTGCACCTGCGCGGCCGGGTGATGGGCTTCGTCCAGACGGCGTTCGCCGCGAGCCAGGTGCTCGGCATTCCGGCCGGGCTGTTTCTCGCCAATCACTGGAACTGGCATGTCTGCTTCATTGCGATCGTCGGCCTGTCGATCGCCGCGATCGCCATCATCGTGTTCGCCATGGAGCCGGTCGACGCGCATCTGAAGCTGAAGCAGGACAGAAATCCGTTCCGCCATCTGATCGCGACGATCGGAGAGCCGCGCTACACGCTGGCCTTCGCCGTCACGACGCTGCTGGCGACGGGCGGCTACATGCTGATGCCGTTCTCCAGCGCGTTCACCGTGCACAATCTCGGCATCGACATTTTGCACCTGCCGACGATCTATCTCGTCTCCGGCCTGTTCAGCATCGTCACCGGGCCTCTGGTCGGCCGGGCCAGCGATGCGTTCGGCAAATACCCGACCTTCGTGTTCGGCAGCGTGGTGTCCGTCATCATGGTGCTGATCTACACCCATCTCGGCCACGTCTCGCTGACGACCGCGATCCTCGTCAACGTGCTGATGTTCGTCGGCATCTTCTCGCGCATGATCCCGTCGCAGGCCCTGATGTCGGCGATCCCCGACCAGAGCCAGCGCGGCTCGTTCAGCGCGATCAGCGCCTCGCTTCAGCAGCTCTCCGGCGGCCTCGGCTCAGTGGCCGCCGCCGCGATCGTCGCGCAAGCGCCCGACGGCTCGCTGCTCCATTTCGACCGGATCGGCTACGTCGTCGTCGCGTCGGCGATGGTCGCGCTGGTGGCGATGTATTTTGTGCAGAGGCAG
- a CDS encoding BTAD domain-containing putative transcriptional regulator — MRDCVPLPRFGLSLFGRFELTTNDGVVSLPGRKLAGLLAYLACTAPRRQPREKLANLLWGSHFETQARQNLRQSLVRLRRILGQDSICSDDNDVWLAPGVIDCDAVRFETLIVEGSRASLAAAADLYRNPLLTDLNIEEDAWSEWRDQERERLDGLAVDSMVRHGQHALQSGHAESALRTANRAIAVNALREDAHRLVIQALTATGRRAEALKRYQDLVALLKRELNTEPDAVTQSLVAELRNARPSGGARTNEPLDGVRVRETEAAAVAERDDDAPPSESLRPGGRQQRQLTIMACHLIGAMPLSAERDPEDVHDQIVAFHQVAARIAVQFHGFVAQHQGNGVLIYFGYPMAREHDAEHAVRAGLAIVDAVRILNAPAGTAPRASVGIATGLVVIGEKPGPGDLRQHVAIGETPNLATRLQGVAGPGEVAIAAGTRRLLGQLFDTRALPDIEVKGLREPVPAWQVLGEAVGVSRFDARRADSLSALVGRQEEIELLLRRWDQAKSGAGRVVLISGEPGIGKSRIVESVLTRLEDEQHSRLRYYCSPHHAHSALYPLIIQLERAADFEPGSSAGARIDRLETLLAPATKNLTRDVMLIAELLGVPSDGRYPALAISPQEKREMTLNALLNQLSAGTVQTPGLIVIEDAHWIDPTSLDLLDAIAARAANLPLLLLITIRPEFQPSWIGQPHVTLLPLGRLGRSDSAGIIDDVAGGKPLPEPVVEQILSRADGIPLFVEELTRTLIEQELLREASGSEGPEGSRRSLAIPATLQASLAARLDLLGAVKDVASIGASIGREFSYELIAAISALPPVDLDAALERLTASGLVSRRGSPPQASYTFKHALVQDAAYVAMLRSRRQQLHADIANTLIESFPALAETQSEIVALHFTEAGRAREATDHWIKAGRLAHARWANREAASFFERGLRCLATLPQTRDTMEQAIDLRFDLKTSLFPLGQFARIVDYLREAEALARNLDDPGRLCLASVHMCQTLSLSGHPQDAVTFGRDAHRLAEQLGELSLRISASLFLGLACFSTLHYGESESHYLNVLELLDGDASLQQFSLAGFPAVTAHGFLARIYADQGKFARGIAHGEEGIRLAEAVDHPYSLGIVSWCFADLLASRGELNRAVVVLERGLAVAREWNLPFLVAGNSGSLGHAYALLGRTAEGLPLMEQALRVFEKMGHRFAQALFLSPLGEAYLFAGRQADALRAAGRALTLARENGQRSGEAAALRLLGEASSGDSSPDQAEGHYRAALALADELDLRPLAARCRHGLGKLYSNAGRPDQARDELVAAATMYREMEMRFWLAQAEAELSGLPDSLLHGSYNPA, encoded by the coding sequence ATGAGAGACTGCGTGCCGCTTCCGAGATTTGGTCTTTCGCTGTTCGGACGTTTTGAACTGACGACAAATGACGGCGTGGTTTCGTTGCCGGGCCGGAAGCTTGCGGGATTGCTGGCCTATCTGGCTTGCACTGCGCCGCGCCGCCAACCGCGCGAAAAGCTCGCGAACCTGCTGTGGGGCTCGCATTTCGAGACCCAGGCGCGGCAGAATCTGCGCCAGAGCCTCGTGCGGTTACGGCGGATTCTCGGGCAGGACTCCATTTGCAGCGACGACAACGACGTCTGGCTCGCGCCCGGCGTGATCGATTGCGATGCGGTCCGCTTCGAGACGCTGATCGTCGAGGGCAGCCGTGCGTCGCTGGCCGCGGCCGCCGATCTCTACCGCAATCCGCTGCTGACGGATCTGAACATCGAAGAAGACGCATGGTCGGAATGGCGCGACCAGGAACGGGAGCGGCTGGACGGCCTGGCAGTCGATTCCATGGTCCGGCACGGCCAGCACGCGCTGCAGTCCGGACATGCGGAATCCGCGCTCAGGACGGCCAACCGGGCCATTGCCGTGAATGCCTTGCGCGAGGATGCGCATCGGCTGGTCATCCAGGCGCTCACCGCCACTGGACGCAGGGCCGAGGCGCTCAAGCGCTATCAGGATCTCGTCGCGCTGCTCAAGCGCGAGCTGAACACGGAGCCCGATGCGGTCACCCAGTCGCTCGTCGCGGAACTCCGCAACGCCAGACCATCCGGTGGCGCGCGGACGAACGAGCCCCTGGATGGCGTTCGGGTGCGGGAGACCGAAGCCGCAGCCGTCGCGGAACGCGACGACGATGCCCCGCCTTCGGAATCGCTTCGCCCGGGCGGCCGCCAGCAGCGCCAGTTGACGATCATGGCTTGCCATCTGATCGGCGCGATGCCTCTGTCCGCGGAGCGCGACCCAGAGGACGTCCACGACCAGATCGTCGCCTTTCATCAGGTCGCGGCCCGGATCGCGGTGCAATTCCATGGCTTCGTCGCCCAGCACCAGGGCAACGGTGTCCTGATCTATTTCGGTTATCCCATGGCGCGCGAGCACGATGCCGAACACGCCGTACGCGCCGGCCTCGCGATCGTCGACGCGGTTCGCATTCTCAACGCACCGGCCGGCACGGCACCGCGGGCGAGCGTCGGGATCGCAACCGGCCTCGTCGTGATCGGCGAGAAGCCCGGGCCCGGCGATCTCAGGCAGCACGTTGCGATCGGCGAGACGCCGAACCTGGCAACGCGGTTGCAGGGCGTTGCCGGACCGGGCGAGGTCGCGATCGCAGCCGGCACGCGGCGGCTGCTTGGGCAATTGTTCGACACGCGCGCGCTTCCGGATATCGAGGTCAAGGGACTGCGAGAGCCGGTGCCCGCGTGGCAAGTGCTCGGCGAGGCCGTGGGCGTCAGCCGTTTCGATGCGCGGCGCGCCGATTCACTGTCCGCGCTCGTCGGTCGCCAGGAAGAGATCGAGCTGCTGCTGCGCCGCTGGGATCAGGCGAAGTCCGGTGCGGGCCGCGTGGTGCTGATCTCGGGCGAGCCCGGCATCGGCAAGTCGCGCATCGTCGAGAGCGTGTTGACGAGGCTCGAGGACGAGCAACACAGCCGCTTGCGCTATTATTGCTCTCCGCATCATGCGCACAGCGCGCTCTACCCGCTCATCATTCAGCTTGAACGGGCTGCCGATTTCGAACCCGGCAGCAGCGCCGGCGCACGGATAGACAGGCTGGAAACCCTGCTCGCGCCCGCAACGAAAAATCTGACCCGCGATGTCATGCTGATCGCCGAGCTTCTCGGCGTGCCCTCGGACGGACGCTATCCGGCCCTCGCGATCTCCCCGCAGGAGAAGCGGGAGATGACCCTCAATGCGCTGCTCAACCAGCTTTCAGCCGGAACGGTGCAGACACCGGGGCTGATCGTGATCGAGGACGCGCACTGGATCGACCCGACATCGCTCGACCTGCTCGACGCGATCGCGGCTCGCGCCGCAAATCTGCCGTTGCTGTTGCTCATCACCATCAGGCCGGAATTCCAGCCTTCCTGGATCGGCCAGCCTCATGTGACGCTGCTGCCCCTCGGCCGCCTTGGCCGCAGCGACAGCGCCGGCATCATTGATGACGTCGCGGGAGGCAAGCCTCTGCCCGAGCCCGTCGTCGAGCAGATATTGTCGCGTGCCGACGGCATCCCGCTGTTCGTCGAGGAGTTGACCCGCACGCTGATTGAGCAGGAGCTGTTGCGCGAGGCATCCGGCAGCGAAGGGCCGGAGGGATCGCGGCGGTCGCTCGCCATTCCGGCGACGTTGCAGGCCTCGCTGGCCGCTCGCCTCGATCTGCTCGGCGCGGTGAAGGACGTGGCTTCGATCGGCGCTTCGATCGGGCGGGAGTTCTCCTACGAGCTGATCGCTGCAATATCCGCGCTGCCCCCTGTCGATCTGGACGCCGCGCTTGAACGGTTGACGGCCTCCGGCCTCGTCAGCCGTCGCGGCTCGCCGCCGCAGGCGAGCTACACGTTCAAGCACGCGCTGGTCCAGGATGCCGCCTATGTCGCGATGCTGAGGAGCCGCAGGCAGCAATTGCATGCGGATATCGCGAACACACTCATCGAAAGCTTCCCGGCACTGGCCGAAACCCAATCCGAGATCGTTGCCCTTCATTTCACCGAGGCCGGGCGTGCCCGCGAGGCGACCGACCACTGGATCAAGGCGGGGCGACTCGCACATGCGCGATGGGCCAACCGCGAAGCGGCCAGTTTCTTCGAACGGGGGCTGCGCTGTCTCGCGACTCTGCCACAGACCCGGGACACAATGGAGCAGGCGATCGATCTCAGGTTCGACCTGAAGACCTCGCTGTTTCCACTCGGCCAGTTCGCGCGCATCGTCGACTATCTTCGCGAGGCCGAAGCGCTGGCCAGAAATCTCGACGATCCCGGACGACTTTGCCTCGCGTCCGTTCACATGTGCCAGACCCTCAGCCTGAGCGGCCATCCACAGGACGCCGTCACGTTCGGGCGGGACGCCCATCGTCTCGCAGAGCAGCTCGGCGAGCTTTCGCTCCGCATCTCGGCATCGCTGTTTCTCGGGCTCGCCTGCTTCTCGACGCTGCACTACGGCGAGTCGGAATCTCATTACCTCAACGTACTGGAACTGCTCGACGGCGACGCAAGCCTCCAGCAATTTTCCCTCGCCGGATTTCCGGCGGTGACCGCCCACGGTTTTCTCGCTCGCATCTATGCCGACCAGGGCAAGTTCGCGCGCGGGATCGCTCACGGCGAGGAAGGCATACGCCTCGCCGAGGCGGTCGATCACCCCTACAGCCTCGGCATCGTCAGCTGGTGTTTTGCCGATCTGCTGGCGTCCCGGGGAGAGCTGAACCGTGCAGTCGTGGTGCTGGAGCGTGGACTGGCGGTGGCGCGCGAGTGGAACCTGCCGTTCCTCGTCGCAGGCAATTCCGGCAGCCTTGGCCACGCTTATGCCCTGCTGGGGCGAACGGCCGAAGGCCTGCCGCTGATGGAGCAGGCGCTGAGGGTCTTCGAGAAGATGGGGCATCGATTTGCTCAGGCGCTGTTCCTGTCGCCTTTGGGCGAAGCATACCTGTTCGCGGGCCGGCAGGCGGATGCTCTCAGGGCTGCCGGGCGGGCGCTGACGCTGGCCCGTGAAAATGGCCAGAGGAGCGGCGAGGCGGCCGCCCTGCGCCTTCTGGGCGAGGCTTCCAGCGGCGACAGCTCCCCGGACCAGGCTGAAGGTCACTACAGAGCCGCGCTCGCGCTGGCCGATGAACTCGACCTCCGCCCGCTCGCTGCGCGCTGCCGTCACGGCCTCGGAAAATTGTATTCGAACGCGGGACGTCCGGACCAGGCTCGCGACGAGCTTGTTGCCGCGGCGACGATGTACCGCGAGATGGAGATGCGGTTCTGGCTGGCACAGGCCGAAGCGGAATTGAGCGGACTGCCGGACTCCCTGTTGCATGGATCCTACAACCCGGCGTGA
- a CDS encoding tail fiber domain-containing protein, whose protein sequence is MTRIITGLSGFALVTAFVAGLSTFDQAHARCPEGRTAGGGCVNGGLARSMRQRAIIFSQPKLSYTGAPVSQSRGDSQDTNTPRLIERSYNKYGPPPPQPVPAVVPTLPPTPPPPPPPVTSDRRLKHDILRLGCLDSGICLYRFRYLWDDTFYVGVMAQEVERILPSAVVHGPDGYLRVRYDLLGLQFRSWGG, encoded by the coding sequence TTGACGCGCATCATCACCGGGTTGAGCGGCTTTGCTCTTGTCACGGCATTCGTCGCCGGCTTGTCGACTTTCGATCAGGCGCACGCAAGATGCCCAGAGGGCAGGACTGCAGGTGGTGGATGCGTCAACGGCGGCCTCGCCAGGTCGATGCGCCAGCGAGCGATCATCTTCTCGCAGCCCAAACTGTCCTATACCGGCGCGCCGGTCTCGCAGAGCCGCGGCGACAGCCAGGACACGAACACCCCCAGGTTGATCGAGCGGTCCTACAACAAATACGGACCGCCTCCGCCCCAGCCCGTGCCGGCGGTGGTTCCGACCCTGCCGCCAACGCCTCCACCGCCTCCACCGCCTGTCACGTCCGACAGACGGCTCAAGCACGACATCTTGCGCCTTGGATGTCTCGACAGCGGCATCTGCCTCTACCGGTTTCGCTATCTCTGGGACGACACGTTCTATGTCGGTGTGATGGCCCAGGAGGTCGAGCGGATCTTGCCCAGTGCCGTGGTGCACGGTCCCGACGGCTATCTTCGGGTCCGTTACGACCTGCTCGGACTGCAGTTCCGCAGCTGGGGCGGTTGA
- a CDS encoding UbiA family prenyltransferase, whose amino-acid sequence MEQPAWQYDSGAPEPSATAAAARTLVIDLEGALLRSELLMEALFSSPARLLARFGAGGRPGMAALTDVLAQAEIDYAHLPYDSGVLNQALAARARGGKIYLVAGRFARHAAGIAAHLGFDGVVTPADLSAGGKLPFDPASVERIEKRGSAGASLKTWAKALRVYQYAKNTLVFVPAITAHQMNLPTLGYALLAFMAFSACASGAYLMNDLLDLAADRQHPTKRHRALAAGDLPISSALLAIPALWLFAVAASLCISPLFLGVLGGYLATTIAYSLVLKRKMLVDVVTLAGLYTLRIVAGAVGVDVVLSEWLLIFSLFVFTSLALIKRFSELSMRESAGLADPSNRDYKITDLHIISAMAAASAMNAVTVFSLYVSSSAVTPLYSRPWMLWLLNPLLLYWFGRALMMAHRREMPDDPILYTFRDGASRITVAAMICIMLAAI is encoded by the coding sequence ATGGAGCAGCCTGCCTGGCAGTATGATTCTGGCGCGCCTGAGCCGTCGGCAACGGCGGCGGCTGCGCGGACGCTCGTCATTGATCTCGAAGGCGCCCTGCTGCGGTCCGAGCTCTTGATGGAAGCGCTGTTCTCCAGCCCCGCCCGCCTGCTGGCGCGCTTCGGTGCGGGCGGACGGCCGGGGATGGCGGCGCTGACGGATGTCCTGGCGCAGGCCGAGATCGACTATGCCCATCTGCCCTATGATTCCGGCGTGCTGAACCAGGCGCTGGCGGCGCGGGCGCGGGGCGGGAAGATCTATCTGGTTGCCGGCCGCTTTGCCCGCCATGCCGCCGGCATTGCCGCCCATCTCGGCTTTGACGGCGTCGTTACGCCGGCTGATCTTTCTGCGGGCGGCAAGCTGCCGTTCGATCCCGCCTCCGTGGAGCGCATCGAGAAGCGCGGCAGCGCTGGCGCGAGCCTCAAGACCTGGGCGAAGGCGCTGCGGGTCTATCAATACGCCAAGAACACGCTGGTGTTCGTGCCTGCGATCACTGCGCATCAGATGAACCTTCCGACGCTCGGCTATGCGCTGCTGGCGTTCATGGCGTTCTCGGCCTGCGCGTCGGGCGCCTATCTGATGAACGATCTGCTCGATCTCGCTGCCGACCGGCAGCATCCGACCAAGCGCCATCGGGCGCTTGCGGCCGGCGATCTGCCGATCTCGTCGGCGCTGCTTGCGATCCCCGCGCTGTGGCTGTTCGCGGTTGCAGCTTCCCTCTGCATCTCACCGCTGTTCCTCGGCGTGCTCGGTGGCTATCTCGCCACCACGATCGCCTATTCGCTCGTGCTCAAGCGCAAGATGCTGGTCGACGTCGTCACGCTCGCTGGCCTCTACACGCTGCGCATCGTCGCCGGCGCGGTCGGTGTCGATGTGGTGCTGTCGGAATGGCTGCTGATCTTCTCGCTGTTCGTGTTCACCTCGCTGGCGCTGATCAAGCGCTTCAGCGAGCTCAGCATGCGCGAGAGCGCCGGCCTCGCCGATCCCTCCAACCGCGATTACAAGATCACCGACCTGCACATCATCAGCGCGATGGCGGCGGCGAGCGCCATGAACGCGGTGACCGTGTTCTCGCTCTATGTGTCCTCGTCCGCGGTGACGCCGCTCTACAGCCGGCCCTGGATGCTGTGGCTGCTCAACCCGCTGCTGCTCTACTGGTTCGGCCGTGCCCTGATGATGGCGCATCGCCGCGAGATGCCCGACGATCCGATTCTCTATACTTTTCGCGACGGTGCCAGCCGCATCACGGTGGCGGCGATGATCTGCATCATGCTGGCCGCGATCTGA
- a CDS encoding ribonuclease D, whose amino-acid sequence MTVRLHRGDLPDLSRYTTAVAIDTETMGLNPHRDRLCVVQLSPGDGSADVVQIPKGHTDAPNLKALLANPAITKIFHFARFDVAVLYQTFGVMTGPIYCTKIASRLTRTYTDRHGLKDLVREVLNVDLSKQQQSSDWGSDSLTEPQLAYAASDVLHLHALRERLDAMLVREGRTALAKACFDFLPTRALLDLQGWQEEDIFAHS is encoded by the coding sequence ATGACCGTACGCCTGCATCGCGGCGACCTGCCCGACCTGTCCCGCTACACCACAGCGGTGGCGATCGATACCGAGACCATGGGGCTGAACCCGCATCGCGACCGGCTCTGCGTGGTGCAGCTCTCGCCCGGCGACGGCAGCGCCGACGTGGTGCAGATCCCCAAGGGCCACACCGACGCGCCGAACCTGAAGGCCCTGCTGGCCAATCCCGCGATCACGAAGATCTTCCACTTCGCGCGGTTCGACGTCGCGGTGCTGTACCAGACCTTCGGCGTCATGACCGGGCCGATTTATTGCACCAAGATTGCCTCGCGCCTGACCCGCACCTACACCGACCGCCATGGCCTCAAGGACCTCGTGCGCGAGGTGCTCAATGTCGACCTCTCCAAGCAGCAGCAATCCAGCGATTGGGGTTCCGACAGCCTGACCGAGCCGCAGCTCGCCTATGCCGCCTCCGACGTGCTGCACCTTCATGCCCTGCGGGAGCGGCTCGACGCCATGCTGGTGCGGGAGGGCCGCACCGCGCTGGCAAAGGCCTGTTTCGACTTCCTGCCGACCCGCGCTTTGCTCGACCTCCAGGGCTGGCAGGAAGAGGACATTTTCGCGCATTCCTGA
- the lptC gene encoding LPS export ABC transporter periplasmic protein LptC has protein sequence MNSAQNPTYDAALAAKFASAARHSRLVRILRIAVPVTVAASIAAIVAVSTFLNPFQIPIKLDSGNLVVTGTKITMESPHLAGFTPDQRPYELWAKTATQDITDPDHVDLNDLRAKVLMEDKSTLLLDARTGRFDNKQQQLDLHKDIFLRTSTGYEARLNSAFVDMGKGTVSSDERVDVKLTNGTLTADRLRITEGGDVIRFEGNVVMHLDKLDDPAAQPAPAEQPAPPVKTRTPQNKSANSK, from the coding sequence GTGAATTCGGCCCAGAATCCAACCTACGACGCCGCGCTTGCGGCGAAGTTTGCCAGCGCGGCGCGCCACAGCCGCCTGGTGCGGATTCTGCGCATCGCGGTGCCGGTGACGGTGGCTGCGTCGATCGCCGCGATCGTCGCGGTCTCGACCTTCCTCAATCCCTTCCAGATCCCCATCAAGCTCGACTCCGGAAACCTCGTGGTGACAGGCACCAAGATCACGATGGAATCGCCGCATCTGGCCGGCTTCACCCCGGACCAGCGGCCCTACGAGCTCTGGGCCAAGACCGCGACGCAGGACATCACTGATCCCGATCACGTCGATCTCAATGATTTGCGCGCGAAGGTGCTGATGGAAGACAAATCGACCCTGCTGCTCGATGCCCGCACCGGCCGCTTCGACAACAAGCAGCAGCAGCTCGACCTGCACAAGGATATCTTCCTGCGCACCTCGACCGGCTACGAGGCGCGGCTGAACTCGGCCTTCGTCGACATGGGCAAGGGCACGGTCTCCTCGGACGAGCGTGTCGACGTCAAGCTGACCAACGGCACGCTGACCGCCGACCGGCTGCGCATCACGGAAGGCGGCGACGTCATCCGCTTCGAGGGCAATGTGGTGATGCATCTGGACAAGCTGGACGACCCCGCCGCTCAGCCTGCGCCGGCCGAGCAGCCCGCGCCGCCTGTAAAAACGCGTACGCCCCAGAACAAGTCTGCCAATTCAAAGTGA
- a CDS encoding LptA/OstA family protein, whose translation MSKFFPRNEEKRSVILGAAALAATVALIATGAALAQSTMQGVPNAMQGFSQNRDQPIQIEAASLEMRDKKKEATFSGNVKVIQGDTTMTSKTLVVFYESGGDKPATPQPAAKAAKNSGTGAPMQSATPGPGGSSSIKRLEARGNVVVTQKDQVVTGETAVFDTKTNLITMLGGVVLTQCKNVLRGDRLAVDMTTGVSRVESDTGRVQALLPQGGSNDCGSGSPGKAGAGPPLQLPGTGKQK comes from the coding sequence ATGTCGAAGTTTTTTCCGCGCAACGAAGAGAAGCGCAGCGTCATCCTCGGTGCGGCCGCGCTCGCCGCCACAGTCGCGCTGATCGCAACGGGCGCGGCGCTCGCACAGAGCACAATGCAAGGCGTGCCCAACGCCATGCAGGGCTTTTCGCAGAACCGCGATCAGCCGATCCAGATCGAAGCCGCTTCGCTGGAGATGCGCGACAAGAAGAAGGAGGCGACCTTCTCCGGCAACGTGAAGGTCATCCAGGGCGACACCACCATGACCTCGAAGACGCTGGTGGTGTTTTACGAATCCGGTGGCGACAAGCCGGCCACGCCGCAGCCCGCGGCGAAGGCGGCCAAGAATAGCGGCACCGGCGCGCCGATGCAGTCGGCGACGCCGGGCCCGGGCGGCAGCTCCTCGATCAAGCGGCTGGAGGCGCGCGGCAATGTCGTTGTCACCCAGAAGGACCAGGTGGTGACGGGCGAGACCGCCGTCTTCGACACCAAGACCAACCTCATCACCATGCTCGGCGGCGTCGTCCTGACGCAGTGCAAGAACGTGCTGCGCGGCGACCGTCTGGCGGTCGACATGACGACCGGCGTGTCCCGCGTAGAGTCGGATACCGGCCGGGTGCAGGCGTTGCTGCCGCAGGGCGGGAGCAATGATTGCGGATCGGGCAGTCCGGGCAAAGCCGGCGCGGGTCCGCCTCTGCAATTGCCTGGCACGGGCAAGCAGAAGTAA
- the lptB gene encoding LPS export ABC transporter ATP-binding protein has translation MVDLFSMFRRRPAKRGRPGFARQDITALGDSVGGLVPSPVRDAPPIARDQPMRAPDHFQADFQADYQAEQPRAQAVHPVRAASRPNGAGGPQLLKRPGFLAVHSVEKSFGSRQVVRGVSIYVRRGEAVGLLGPNGAGKTTVFYMITGLIKPDRGAIELDGHDVTRLPMYQRARLGIGYLPQEASIFRGLTVEQNIRAVLEVVEPSRKKREQQLDSLLDEFNITRLRKSPSIALSGGERRRVEIARALATRPNYMLLDEPFAGIDPIAVGDIQDLVRHLTNRGIGVLITDHNVRETLGLTDRAYIVYAGEILTEGSPDEIVADPDVRRLYLGEEFRL, from the coding sequence ATGGTCGATCTCTTCAGCATGTTCCGTCGGCGCCCCGCCAAGCGCGGCCGGCCAGGATTTGCGCGTCAGGACATCACCGCGCTCGGTGACAGCGTCGGCGGTCTCGTGCCCAGCCCGGTGCGCGACGCGCCGCCGATCGCCCGTGACCAGCCGATGCGCGCGCCCGATCATTTCCAGGCCGACTTCCAAGCCGACTATCAGGCCGAGCAGCCGCGTGCCCAGGCGGTGCATCCGGTGCGGGCCGCCAGCCGGCCCAACGGCGCCGGTGGGCCCCAGCTCCTGAAGCGGCCGGGCTTCCTGGCGGTGCATAGCGTGGAAAAGAGTTTTGGCAGCCGTCAGGTGGTGCGCGGCGTCAGCATCTATGTGCGTCGTGGCGAAGCGGTCGGCCTGCTCGGCCCGAACGGCGCCGGCAAGACCACCGTGTTCTACATGATCACCGGCCTCATCAAGCCCGATCGCGGCGCGATCGAGCTCGACGGCCACGACGTCACCAGGCTGCCGATGTATCAGCGCGCGCGGCTCGGCATCGGCTATCTGCCGCAGGAAGCCTCGATCTTTCGCGGCCTCACCGTCGAGCAGAACATTCGCGCCGTGCTCGAAGTGGTCGAGCCCTCGCGCAAGAAGCGCGAGCAGCAGCTCGACTCGTTGCTCGACGAATTCAACATCACGCGCTTGAGGAAATCGCCGTCGATCGCGCTGTCGGGCGGCGAGCGCCGCCGCGTCGAGATCGCGCGCGCGCTCGCGACGCGTCCGAACTACATGCTGCTCGACGAGCCCTTCGCCGGCATCGATCCGATCGCGGTCGGCGACATTCAGGACCTCGTCCGCCATCTCACCAACCGCGGCATCGGCGTGCTGATCACCGACCACAATGTCCGCGAGACGCTCGGCCTGACCGATCGCGCCTATATCGTCTATGCCGGTGAAATCTTGACCGAGGGTAGCCCGGATGAGATCGTCGCTGATCCTGACGTTCGCCGGCTTTACCTTGGCGAGGAATTCCGCCTCTAG